A stretch of DNA from Streptomyces spiramyceticus:
CATGCACCTCAACTCACTGCCGTTCGCCCACGACCGCCGCGCACGCACCTGGACCGAGCTGGTGCGCCAGATCTTCGAACGGGAGCTGGAGGTCTGGGACCACCGGCGCTACCCGATGCCCGCCATCCAGCGCGAGGCACGTGCGGGCCGGCTCATCGACGTCCTGTTCAACTTCGTCGACTTCCATCAGGTGGACGGCGAGCTGATCGACTCGGACGTACGGATCAGCGAGACACCCACCGAGTTCGGCCTCTCGGCCCATGCCACCGCTGACAACATCGTGCTGTCGACCACCACTCAGGTGCTCGGCAAGGCCCACGCCGAACGGCTCGCCGGGATGTACCGGGCGGTCCTGGAGTCGATGGCCGCCGACGCCGAGGGCGACGCCCGCGCGATGTATCTTCCCGCCGGTGAGCGCGAACGCCTCCTTGGCGAGCAGAGCACCGAGGCCGCGGAACCCGTTACACGCCGGGTGCACGAGCTGTTCGAGGAGCAGGTGGGGCGTACGCCGGATGCCGGGGCGGTGACGTTCGGTGGGGAGACGTTGTCGTACGCCGAGTTGAATGCCCGCGCCAACCGTGTTGCCCATCTGTTGCGTGCCAAGGGCGTCGGTCCGGAGGACTTGGTCGGTCTGTGCCTGGAGCGGGACGCGGAGCTGTTGCCCGCGCTGCTCGGTGTGCTGAAGGCCGGCGCAGCCTATGTCCCGCTGGATCCGGCGAATCCGGCAGACCGCCTGGCGTACATCGTGGGCGACACGGCGGCTCCGGTGGTGCTGTCCACGTCGGCGGTGGCGGGTGTTCTGGAGGGGCGGTACGAGGGTGAGCTGGTCCTTCTGGACCGGGATGCGGATGTGATCGCTGCTCAGCCGGACAGTGATCCGGCGGTGGAGGGAAGCCCGCAGAACCTGATCTACACGATCTACACCTCTGGTTCGACCGGGAAGCCCAAGGGCGTTGCCCTCACCCACGCCAATGTGGTGCGGCTGCTCAGCACCGCCCAGGAGCACTACGCCTTCGACGAGACCGATGTGTGGTCGCTGTTCCACTCGTACGCCTTCGATGTGTCGGTCTTCGAGATGTGGGGTGCGCTGCTGCACGGCGGACGTCTGGTCGTGGTGCCGTTCACGGTCACCCGCTCGCCGGAGGAGTTCCTGGACCTGCTGGTGGAGGAGGAGGTGACGGTCCTCAGCCAGACGCCGTCCGCCTTCCGCGGTCTGGTCGCGGCAGCGGCCGACGGGGACCGGCGGGTCAAGCAGCTTTCGGTACGTGCCGTGGTGTTCGCGGGCGAGAAGCTGGAGGTCTCCGAGCTGAAGCCGTGGACCGACCGGCTCGGCCTGGCCAGGACGGCCCTGGTGAACATGTACGGCATCACCGAGACCACCGTCCACACCACCTACCACCGGCTCACCAAGCGCGACCTCGAACCGGGAGCCGGCAACCCCATCGGCCGTCCGCTGAGCGACCTCAGGGTCCATCTGCTCGACGCCAACGGGGACTTGGTGCCGATCGGGGTGCCGGGGGAGATTCATGTCGGTGGCCCGGGTGTGGCCCGTGGCTATCTGAACCGCCCCGAGCTGACCGCAGAGCGTTTCGTTCCCGACGCCTACGGTTCCGCAGGAGCGCGGCTGTACAAGAGCGGTGACCTGGCGCGGCGGCTCCCGGACGGGAGTCTGGAGTTCCTCGGACGGATCGACGACCAGGTAAAGATCCGCGGCTTCCGCATCGAGCTCGGCGAGATCGAAAGCGCGCTGGCCGGGCATCCGGCGGTGCGGGACGCGGTCGTCGTCGTACGTGAGGAACGGCTGGTGGCGTACGTCGTACCGGTGGATCACGCTCCGAGTCTTGGCGAGCTGCGGGCGCATCTGGCCGCGTCGTTGCCCGAGTACATGATCCCGGCCGCGTTCGTGCCTTTGGATGCGCTGCCGCTGACCACCAACGGCAAGCTCGACAAGCGAGCCCTGCCCGCCCCCGAAGGCAGTGCGCTCGGCAGTGACCGGGCGTACATCGCCCCGCGCACCGCCGTCGAGCAGCAGATCGCCGCCATCTGGCAGGAGGCGCTGGGCGTCGACCGGGTCGGCGTCGAGGACGGCTTCTTCGACCTCGGCGGCGACTCCATCCGGGCCTTGGTAGTGGTGGGCGCCCTGCGCGCCGCGGGCCACGATCTTGCGGTACGCGACGTCCTGGCCGCCCGCACGGTCGCGGCACTCGCCGAACTGGCCACCGGCCGCCCGGCGCCGGCCGCCGTCGGGACCACCCTGGCCGAGGCGTTCGGACTGGTCGCGGACGAGGACCGGGCGAAGCTGCCGGAGGGGCTCGCGGACGCCTACCCGCTGTCGCAGGTGCAGCTCGGCATGGTCGTCGAGATGCAGAGCGGCGATGCCCGGCACAAGTACCACAACGTCGTCTCCGTCCGGATCCGTGACGAGGAGCCGTTCTCGGCGGAAGCGCTGCGCACCGCTGCGGCGCTGATCGTCGAGCGGCACGAGGTCCTGCGCACCTCCCTCGACCTCACCTCGTACTCCGTACCGATGCAACTGGTGCACGCACAAGCCGGACTGCCCGTCGCGGTCCGCGATCTGCGCGGGCTGAACGAGAGTGAACTGGCCGACTCCATGCGGCAGTTCACGGCCGACGAGCGGGCGGAACTCTTCGACCTGGCGGCCGCCCCGCTGCTGCGGATCGGCGCCCATGTGGAGAGCGACCGCGCCTGGTGGCTGTCGGTGACCCAGTGCCACGTCATCCTGGACGGCTGGTCTCACAGCAACCTCCTGATGGAGGTGCTGGGCGAGTACCGGCGCGCCCGGAGCGGTCAGGAGCCGGACGAAAGCGCGAGGGGCGAGAGCGCGAGGGGCGAGGTGAGGTTCGCGGACTTCATCGCCGCCGAGTTGAACTCGCTCGCCTCGGACGAGGACCGTACGTACTGGAAGGGAATCGTCGAGGGCTACGACCGGTTCGCCCTGCCGGCGGTCTGGGCCGACCCGGCGGACACCGCGCCGGTGGCCTGCCGGAGCAGGATTGCGTACGCCGACCTGGAGGAACCGCTCCGTGCCCTGGCGAGTGCGGCGGGCGCCTCGCTCAAGAGCGTGCTGCACGCCGCCCACCTGAAGACCCTGAGCCTGCTCACCGAGCAGCAGTCCTTCTTCTCCGGGCTGGTGTGCAACGCCAGGCCGGAGGTGCTGGGCGCTGACCGTGTGTACGGCATGCACCTCAACACGCTGCCCTTCGCCCACGACCGGACCGCCCGCACCTGGCGCGAACTGGTGGCGCAGGTCTACGGCCGGGAGACCGAGCTGTGGGCGCACCGGGCCTACCCGATGCCCGTCATCCAGCACGAACTGGCCGACGGAGACCGGCTCATCGAAGCCCCGTTCACCTACCAGGACTTCCGGCAGATCGACCACGACCTGATCGACACGCAGGCCACGGTCGGTGAGGGAGCGCTCGAATTCGGGCTGCGGGTGTCCGCGCTGGGCGGCTCGATCAACCTCCACGCCAACAACCACGTGGTGAACCAGCGGCAACTGGAACGCATCGCCGACCTGTTCCGCTCGGTCCTTGAGGCGATGGCAGCGGATGCTGAGGGGTCGGCGCAGGAGTCGCATCTGCCGGAGCAGGAACGCCGGCGTCAGTTGGTGGAGTGGAACGACACGGCGTTCGAGGCGGAGCCGGCGTCGGTGCTGAAGTTGTTCGAGGCGCAGGCGGCGAAGGCTCCGGAGGAGGTGGCGGTACGCAGCGGGGACGTGACGGTCTCGTACGGGGAGTTGGATGCCGAGGCGAATCGGATTGCGCACTGTCTGCGGGCGCGGGGGGTGGTTGCGGAGTCGCGGGTGGCGGTGAAGCTGGACCGTGGTCCGAAGTTGATCGCGTCGCTGCTTGGTGTGTGGAAGGCGGGGGCTGCGTATGTGCCGGTCGACCCGTCGTATCCGGCCGAGCGGGTGGCCGCGATCGTCAAGACCTCCGGTGCGAAGGTGCTGCTCGACGAGGACCGTCCGTCCGTGGAGGGTTTCCCTGCTACGGCGCCGTCACGGGTCGATGATCTGGACCGGCTGGCGTATGTGATCTTCACGTCCGGCTCCACCGGTACGCCGAAGGGCGTGGAGATTCCCCACCGGGGCCTGGTCAACCATGTCGCCCAAGCGGCACGGGAGTTCACCAAACGGGGCACCGGCGGAACGGCGCTGTTCTCGTCCGTCGCCTTCGACCTGGTCGTCCCCAATATCTGGGTACCGCTCATCATGGGCCGGTCGGTGCACACCGTCTCCCAGGATGTCAGCCTCGGAGAGCTGGGCGCACAGTTGGCCGCCGGTGCTCCGTACAGCTTCCTCAAGCTGACACCGGGACACCTGGAGCTACTGGCCCATCAGCTGGACGCCGAGGCGCTCGCGGCGCTGACCGGGACGGTCGTGGCCGGGGGTGAGGCGTTCCCCGGTGAGGTCGCCAACCGGTGGCTGGAACTGCTCGGCCCGGGCGGACTGATCAATGAGTACGGCCCGACCGAGGCATCTGTGGCGACCTGCGTCTACGCCGTCATGGAAGCGCAGCCCTCCGAGGTCGTCCCGATCGGCAGGCCGTTGCCGAATATGACGATGTACGTGCTGGACGGGTGGCTGCAGCCGGTTCCGGCCGGGGTCGCGGGTGAGTTGTATGTCGGTGGTACGGGTGTGGCGCGTGGTTATGCGAACCGCCCTGATCTGACGGCCGAGCGGTTCTTGCCCGACCCGTACGCCGCCGAGCCTGGTGCCCGTTTCTATCGGACCGGTGATCTGGTGCGGCAGCGCGAGGACGGGAATGTGGAGTTCCTGGGCCGGACCGACGACCAGGTCAAGGTCCGTGGCTTCCGTATCGAACTGGGCGAGGTCCAGGCCGTGCTGGCTGAACACCCTGCCGTACGCGAGGCCTTCGTCACGGCTCATCAGCCGCAGAGCGGCGACAAGCAGCTCGCCGCCTACTACGTGTCCGACGAGCAGGACGTGCACGACCTCGCCGAATACTGCGCGCTGAGGCTGCCCGACTACATGATCCCCGCCACCTTCACCGCCCTGGAGGCCATGCCCCTCAACGCCAACGGCAAAATCGACCGCCACGCCCTCCCCACCCCCGACCGCAGTGTCCGATACGGCGAGGAGGAACGGGAGTACACCGCCCCCGAGACGGAGACCGAGAAGGCGCTGGCCCGTCTCTGGGAGCTGACGCTCGGGCGCGACCGGATCGGCGCGAACGACAACTTCTTCGCCCTCGGCGGCCATTCGATGCAGGTCATCAAGGTGATGGCGGCCGCCAGGAAGCTGAAGCTGCCCGTCTCGCTGCAGATGCTCTACCAGACGCAGACACTGGCCGAACTGGCCGCGGAGATCGACGCCGAGGTGGCCCGTCCCAACGTGCCCCCCACGGTCGAGCGGAAGCCCGAGACGGGGTCGCAGCCCGCGGCGCAACCGCCCATGGACCGGCTGCCCGCCATGACGGAGCACCACATCCCTGGCGTGAGCCTCGCGGTACTCCGTGGCGGCGAGGTCTCCGAGTTGCGCGGCTACGGCGCTCTGGAGGCGGGTGGCACCGACCCGGTCACCCCTGCGACCCTCTTCCCGGCCGGGTCCATCAGCAAGCACATCACAGCCCTGGGCGTGCTTCGCCTGGTGGACGCGGGCCGGCTCGACCTCGACACGGACGTCAACGCCTACCTCACCGGCGGCCGACACGTCGCCGACCGGGACGGCACACCGGTCGCCGTCACCCTCAGGCAGTTGCTGTCGCACTGGTCGGGTCTTGTCTCCGTGCCGTACGCCGGTGTCGCACCAGGCACCGAACTGCCGCCGCTCTCGGACCTGCTCGCGCAGACGCACAGCGAGGTCGAACCGGGCACCAGGTTCCTGGTCTCCAACACCAACTACTGGGTGATCCAGCAGGTGCTGGAGGACGTGACCGGGACCCCGTTCGCCGAGCTGATGCGGACCACGGTCTTCGAACCGCTGCGCATGGCGTCCAGCAGCTTCGAGCCGGCCTTCCCGGAGATCTCCGGCAAGCCGGTGGCCGTGGGCCACGATCCGGTCGGCCGCCCGCTGGAGGGCGGCTGGCGTGTCGGGCCGCATCTGGCCTCGTCGGGCCTCTGGTCCACCGCCGCCGACCTCGCCAAGGTCGCCGTGGAACTGCGCCGGGCCTACCTGGGCGAGCCCTTCGCCGTACTGTCCCGGCCGCTGGCCGAGCAGCTGCTCACTCCCGTCGGCGAGGGCACGTTCTACGGCCTCGGCACGGTGGTGGACGGGGAGGCCCCCGACCTGGAGGCCGGCCACGGCGGGGAGCCGCACGGCTACCGCAACATGCTGATCGTCCGGATCTCGGACGGCACGGGCTTCGTGGTCCTCACCAACGCCGAGTCGGGCCGCGCGGCGATCAAGGCCGTCTCCGCGCAGCTGCGGGAGCAGTCCCGCTTCGGCGGCGGCGAACTCGCCGGCCAGTGGGCCCAGGACCAGTGATGACGAACACCGACCAACTCATGGAAGGACGTCTGCCGTGCGCCATCTGATATCCGTCGACGACCTCAGCGACGAGGACCTGTGGTCCGTCGTCGCCCGCGGCGCCCAGTTCTCGGCCGACGGCCGGGGCGGGGCCCGCCCGCTGGAGGGTGATGTCGTCGGCATCTACTTCAGCAAGACCTCGACCCGTACCCGTACCGCCTTCTCCGCCGGCGCGCTGCGCCTCGGTGCGCAGATCGTTTCGTACGGCCCCGGGGATCTGCAGCTCAACACCGGTGAGAGCAGCGAGGACACCGGCCGGGTCATGTCCGGGATGCTCGATGTCCTGGTCGCCCGGACCGCGGACGACCCGGCCGAGATGCGGGCCTGGGCCGCCCAGAACCGGATGTCCGTGGTGAACGCGATGAGCGCCGACGAACACCCCACACAGGCGCTCACCGATCTGACCACGCTGCTGCAGCAGTTCGGCCGGATCGAGGGGCTGCGCGTCCTCTACATCGGCGAGGGCAACAACACCGCGTCCGCCCTGGCGCTGGCCCTGACCCGGTTCCCGGGCGCGGAGCTGGAGCTGCGTACGCCGCCCGGCTACGGGCTCGAGGACCGGTTCCGTAAGCGCGCCGAGGAACAGGCCGCCCACTACGGCAGCCGGTTCCGCGAGCGCCACGACATGGCAGGCCTGCCCGCCGGCCAGGACGCGATCTACACCACGCGCTGGCAGACCACCGGCAGCACCAAGCCCGACCCGGACTGGCGGCGGATCTTCGCACCCTTCCAGGTGACCCGGGCGCTGTGGGAGGACAGCCCCAAGGCGGTCTTCCTCCACGACCTGCCCGCCCACCGCGGCGACGAGGTCACCGCCGACGTCCTGGACGGGCCGGCGAGCCTTGCCTTCGGCCAGGCCGAGAACAAGATGCACAGCGCAATGGCCGTGCTCGAATGGTGCCGCCGCGGACCGGTGGGCCCGGGCGGGGCGGACGGGCGGCAGCCGTGACCCTCGCCCCGCAGGCTGCGGCCGAAGCCAGGCCGTCGCCGCCCCCGCTGCGCAGGAACCGGGACTTCGTGCTCCTGTGGTCCGGCGCGGGGATGTCCTTCCTCGGCTCCAGGGTCACCGCGGTCGCCTATCCGCTGCTGGTGCTCTGGCACACCGGGTCGCCGATGTCCATGTCCCTGGTGACCTTCGCCGCGCTGCTGCCGGCGCTGCTCGTGCAACTGCCCGCCGGAGCGCTGGTGGACCGCTGGGACCGGCGGCGGCTGATGGTGGTCTGCGAGGCGGGGCGGACGCTGGCGCTGGGGTCGGTCGCGGCGGCGGTGTTCACCGGCAGGGTCTCGGTGGCGCACATCGCCGCCGTGGCCTTCGTGGAGTCCTGTTTCACCGTCTTCTACCGGCTGGCGGAGCGGGCGGCGGTACGCAATGTGGTGCCCGAGGAGCAGCTGCCGCAGGCGCTCGCGCAGAACGAGGCGCGGGGCCGCGCGGCCGGCATGCTCGGCCAGCCCGGCGGGATCCTGCTCTACACCGCGGTGCGCTGGGTGCCCTTCGTCTTCGGCGCGGTCGCCTATCTCGTCTCGCTGCTGACCCTGCTGTTCATCAGAAAGGACTTCCAGGGGGAGCGGACGGGCGAGCGGCAGCGGCTGCACCGGGAAGTCGCCGAGGGCATGCGCTGGTTGTGGCGGCAGCGGTTCCTCCGTACGGCACTGGGTTTCGTGGCCGGCACCAATGCCCTCTTCCAGGTGCTCAGCCTCGCCGTGATCCTGATGATCAAGGACGAGGGCCGTTCGGAGGCCGTCCTCGCCGTCGTCGTGACGGGCGGCGGCATCGGCGGCATGCTCGGCGCGCTCACCGGCGGCTGGTGGCTGCGCCGGTGCAGCCAGCGCGCCATCCTCATCGGCGGCCTGGCCGCTTGGGCGGCGCTGATGACGGGCATCGCCTTCACCAACGCCGAGCCCCTGCTGCTCGGACTGCTGTTCGCCGGTACGAGCCTGGTCGGCGCGGTCTTCAATGTCGCCGCCGCCGTCTACCAGGTCCGCACCACGCCCGACGAGTTCCAGGGCCGCGTCGCCAGTACGGCGAATCTGATCTCTTCCGGCACCAACTCACTGGGCGCGCTGCTCGCAGGACTCGCCCTCGAACTCTGGGGAGCCGCCGACTCGGTGCTGCTGACCGGTGGCGCGATGGCTGCCCTCGCGCTCGCGGCCGCGGTGAGCCCGGCGCTCCGTACCGAGGACGCCGCCGCGCCCGCGAAATACAACGGCCGGGGCCTCGAAAACGACGATCGGGACCTCGGAGAACATGACAACGACGGGGGGAAGGCCCATGACTGACACTGCAGCCGTGTGGTTCCGCATCCATCGAAGGGCCGTCGAGCCACGGCTGAGGCTGGTGTGCTTCCCGCACGCCGGCGGCACCGCACAGCTCTACCACGGCTGGCCGGCCCGGCTGCCCATGGACATCGAGCTGCTCGCGGTCCGCTACCCCGGCCGGCAGGACCGGCTCTCCGAGCCGTGCGTCGAGGACATGGCGGTCCTCGCCGACCGGGTCACCGACGCCCTCGTTCCGTATCTGGACCGGCCGGTGGCGCTGTTCGGTCACAGCATGGGCTCTGCTGTCGCCTATGAGGTGGCGCTCCGCCTGGAGGCCCGCCACGGCACCACCACCGCCCGGCTGATGGTCTCCGGCCGGGCCGCGCCGCACCGGGCCAGGACCAGCGGGCTGCACGAAGGGGACGACGAGGCGCTGGTCGCAGGGGTGCGCAGCCTGGGCGACCTGGGTTCGGAGGTCTTCGACATCCCGGAGCTGCGGGAGCTGCTGCTCCCCGCCCTGCGCGCCGACTACCGGCTCATCGAGTCCTACCGCCCCGAACACCCCACGCCCCTCCGCGCGCCCGTCACGGCGTACATCGGCGATGACGACCCCGGCTCCGGCCGGATGCGCGAGGACGTGATGGCCTGGGCGGAGCTGACCACCGCGGGCGACTTCGCGCTGCGGGCCTTCCCCGGCGACCACTTCTATCTCGCCCCGTGCGAGGCGGAGTTGACCACCGACATCACTCAACGCCTGGAAGGCGTGGGGCGAAATAGAAAATTCATAGCTTCCCCCTAGACAGTCATTGAATAGTGAAGGGATCGGCCCATGACCGAAGAGCAGATCTGGACGCCGCTGGAGATCGAGGCGGAGCTCGCCGGCGGCACGGAGGAGCTCACCGACCGGCTCAAAGACCTCGGTGACGAACTCGGGAGCCTGCTGGCGCAGGAGAAGGCCCTGGTCTTCCGGGGGTTCGGGGTCACACCTGGCAAACTCGACGCAGTCCTGGACCTGCTGTTGCCGAACCGGCTCGCCTATGTGCACGGCAACTCACCGCGCACCAAGGTCGGCAGCAACGTCTACACCTCGACCGAGTACCCGCAGGAATTCACCATCTCGATGCACAACGAGATGAGCTACGCCCATGCCTGGCCCGCCCGGCTGGCCTTCTACTGCCAGATCCAGCCCGGCGGCGGTGGTGCCACGCCCGTCGTCGACTCGGAACTGTGGCTCAGCTCCCTCGACGCCGAGATCCGGGACGCCTTCGCGGGCGGAGTCCGCTACGTCCAGAACCTCCACGACGGCTACGGCCTCGGCAAGAGCTGGCAGGACACCTTCGAGACCGACAAGCGCCAGGACGTGGAGTCCTTCCTCGACGGCACCGGAGCCACCTGGGAGTGGAAGGCCGACGGCAGCATCCGGGTCGAGTCCGTGCGCCCGTCCACCACCAAGCACCCGCTCACCGGCACCGAGGGCTGGTTCAACCAGGCCGACCAGTGGCACCCGGCCGGCCTCGGTGACGACACCGCGGCCGCCCTCTCCCAGATCCTCCCCGAGGACGAACTGCCGCAGAACGTCACCTTCGCCGACGGAAGCCCGATCCCCGCGGAGTACGTCGTCCAGATCCGCGACCGGGGCCTGGACAACGCGGTCGACGTGGACTGGCGCACCGGCGACCTGCTCCTCATCGACAACGTGCTGCTTGCCCACGGCCGCCGGCCCTTCACCGGTGACCGCCGCGTGCTGGTGGCGATGTCGGACTGATGACGCCATGACTGCCGAATACGAGCGTCTGCGGACGCAGGACGGCGTCCACATCTGGCAGGGCCGGGCGCCGGACCTGCTGGACCCCGGGGACGCCGCCCTGCTCTCCGCCGCCGAACTGGAGATCGTGCGACGCAGGTCGGAGCGGGCCGCGGTCCGGTACGCGGGAGCGCACGCCGCTCTCCGCCGGATCCTGGCGGGGTATCTCAGCGTGCCGCCCGAGCGGATCAGGCTCGGGCGGCAGCCCTGCCCCCGCTGCGCCCACCCGGAGCACGGCCGGCCACGCGTCGACTGGCCGCACACCGCACTGGACTTCAACCTCTCCCGGTCCGGCTCGCACTGGCTGGTCGCCGTCGCCGTCGGCAGCCAGGTCGGGGCCGACATCGAGGACGGCCGGGCCGTGGACGTCGAGGGCTCGTCCACGCTGGTGCTGGCCGACGGTGAACTCGCACATATGCGGGCCCAGAAGGACGAGAAGCGGCGGCTGGACGTCTTCTTCCGCTGCTGGACGAGGAAGGAGGCCGTGGTCAAGGCGAGCGGCGTGGGCATCGCCGCCGATCTGAGTTCGATCGATGTACGGCCGGCCGCGGAGGGACCCGTCCGCGTCATCCACACCGAACCGAACGGCCCGGACAACTGGCTGGTCCAGAACCTGCCGACCGCGCCCGGACTCTTCGCCGCGCTCGCCCGGGAGGCCACGAGCACCGGCCCCGTACGGCTGCGCGACTACCTCCAAGAGATCCACGACCACGACAGCCACCACAACGAGAAGGAAGGAGCCCACGCCGCATGACCGCCACCGAATTCACCGGATCGCCGGGCACCCCCATCCACGCGTACCTCACCGAGAACCGCGACAAGCTGCGCACTGTCCTCGCCGAGCAGGGCGCGATCCTGCTGCGCGGCTTCGAGGTCGGCGGCGTGGACGGATTCGACCGGGTGGTCCGCGTCCTCTCCGGCTCAGCGCCCCTCACCTACGCGGAACGCTCGTCACCCCGCTCCACCATCAAGGGGCAGGTCTACACGTCGACCGACTACCCGCAGGGCGAGGAGATCTTCCTCCACAACGAGAACTCCTACCAGGCCGTCTGGCCGCGCACCCTGTACTTCTTCTGCATCGAGCCGGCGCACACGCTGGG
This window harbors:
- a CDS encoding TauD/TfdA family dioxygenase, which codes for MTEEQIWTPLEIEAELAGGTEELTDRLKDLGDELGSLLAQEKALVFRGFGVTPGKLDAVLDLLLPNRLAYVHGNSPRTKVGSNVYTSTEYPQEFTISMHNEMSYAHAWPARLAFYCQIQPGGGGATPVVDSELWLSSLDAEIRDAFAGGVRYVQNLHDGYGLGKSWQDTFETDKRQDVESFLDGTGATWEWKADGSIRVESVRPSTTKHPLTGTEGWFNQADQWHPAGLGDDTAAALSQILPEDELPQNVTFADGSPIPAEYVVQIRDRGLDNAVDVDWRTGDLLLIDNVLLAHGRRPFTGDRRVLVAMSD
- a CDS encoding MFS transporter, whose translation is MTLAPQAAAEARPSPPPLRRNRDFVLLWSGAGMSFLGSRVTAVAYPLLVLWHTGSPMSMSLVTFAALLPALLVQLPAGALVDRWDRRRLMVVCEAGRTLALGSVAAAVFTGRVSVAHIAAVAFVESCFTVFYRLAERAAVRNVVPEEQLPQALAQNEARGRAAGMLGQPGGILLYTAVRWVPFVFGAVAYLVSLLTLLFIRKDFQGERTGERQRLHREVAEGMRWLWRQRFLRTALGFVAGTNALFQVLSLAVILMIKDEGRSEAVLAVVVTGGGIGGMLGALTGGWWLRRCSQRAILIGGLAAWAALMTGIAFTNAEPLLLGLLFAGTSLVGAVFNVAAAVYQVRTTPDEFQGRVASTANLISSGTNSLGALLAGLALELWGAADSVLLTGGAMAALALAAAVSPALRTEDAAAPAKYNGRGLENDDRDLGEHDNDGGKAHD
- a CDS encoding ornithine carbamoyltransferase, encoding MRHLISVDDLSDEDLWSVVARGAQFSADGRGGARPLEGDVVGIYFSKTSTRTRTAFSAGALRLGAQIVSYGPGDLQLNTGESSEDTGRVMSGMLDVLVARTADDPAEMRAWAAQNRMSVVNAMSADEHPTQALTDLTTLLQQFGRIEGLRVLYIGEGNNTASALALALTRFPGAELELRTPPGYGLEDRFRKRAEEQAAHYGSRFRERHDMAGLPAGQDAIYTTRWQTTGSTKPDPDWRRIFAPFQVTRALWEDSPKAVFLHDLPAHRGDEVTADVLDGPASLAFGQAENKMHSAMAVLEWCRRGPVGPGGADGRQP
- a CDS encoding thioesterase II family protein; its protein translation is MTDTAAVWFRIHRRAVEPRLRLVCFPHAGGTAQLYHGWPARLPMDIELLAVRYPGRQDRLSEPCVEDMAVLADRVTDALVPYLDRPVALFGHSMGSAVAYEVALRLEARHGTTTARLMVSGRAAPHRARTSGLHEGDDEALVAGVRSLGDLGSEVFDIPELRELLLPALRADYRLIESYRPEHPTPLRAPVTAYIGDDDPGSGRMREDVMAWAELTTAGDFALRAFPGDHFYLAPCEAELTTDITQRLEGVGRNRKFIASP
- a CDS encoding 4'-phosphopantetheinyl transferase family protein, whose product is MTAEYERLRTQDGVHIWQGRAPDLLDPGDAALLSAAELEIVRRRSERAAVRYAGAHAALRRILAGYLSVPPERIRLGRQPCPRCAHPEHGRPRVDWPHTALDFNLSRSGSHWLVAVAVGSQVGADIEDGRAVDVEGSSTLVLADGELAHMRAQKDEKRRLDVFFRCWTRKEAVVKASGVGIAADLSSIDVRPAAEGPVRVIHTEPNGPDNWLVQNLPTAPGLFAALAREATSTGPVRLRDYLQEIHDHDSHHNEKEGAHAA